The Chitinophaga flava genome has a segment encoding these proteins:
- a CDS encoding YCF48-related protein, whose protein sequence is MMTTACYLKKCCFVSLLMCLLFVPGYMTAQMRQVYLDTNENNEIRKISFYTPAEGFVAFTNYIGFSKDSGRTFEKKYITTANVNYNNNNVNLTFGFYIQGVKALNARELFVYGDYGLVPAILYSTDAGNTFKLIFHSQLRNFDLLNGTGITDFALTPGGNTVYAIDADRIMRSTNKGSSWSVSSQQYNSYFKRILVIDDNTAFIYNNDTKLLKTSNGGNTWQQLNLPAGSMLSASFLNADKGWVAMRTADQEGIIYATDNGGITWTRKNDPQAASYYFSQIQFVNATTGYGLGGLFTLFSTKDAGRSWQQLPRDNDYTYLGYSHNDFQLFGNNQLWAGGGHGFLELSNNGGGSPIPAARFKIDTIGVAQTKVVKLVNFSGASYSFQWFKNDTLLSTAYDASYSRDVFKLNDTIRLIVSDGQHSDTTTRDISFNPPVIIYSLSGNTGTLGTEIIIKGLNFKDVTAVSFGGQPAKSFSVQSSTKISAVVGKGASGDVVVTTAKGTASYAGFRFISLPAVNLPVSLSKNILCKSEQINVTLQNTEANTRYDLVDSKNNVVGSGLSTGGQLVFQTSLISQSDAYRIIASSNDYPDARQSFSTTIPLTVEKTTAAFVTDRVNITAGETIRFISRSKETQDVIWNFNGDASITTAAADKPAVSYGTPGMKTLQLISTSKNGCRDTLNGNAIFVYDKSEILDVCYASQLHLNSQGHPLTSMTLCPDDGFLVSATSSDTPVVVSRYGSPGKLPAKTTSYLAKYTTDGTLSWMNYFVGQGSIVQSTLDKDGNIYIIGNTRTNSYLHLNTGDSISFSCIPGDTTRLDSRSVGFTMKLDPSGKYLWHTILYDPTQLYIGYSNIGANVTHITVKEDNIILSGDFPAKVSYFRNGQMKVMYDFPSSTGDARNQRVVILKMKPDGELLWNSYLQNHSVNYYRLTGIGIDQRGNSYYSGILEGAMEVFDAESGSGAQKIGIKDHVGFPKGYLLKFDVNGKFQWIDHFLNESTGGRIDMNAIATDDAGNSYITGNGDRYYKPYLIKAVQNNKDTTIVSDSLAAFVLCKFDTNGKFSWSAGSKYNNTNYGRGMQLYLNGSSIYAVGTIQTSTRNPTVTITSTDYNHRAFDINDANFFVAQYDLNGVLQRMVSSGKNTGGGVEPEHIGMDSKGNFLMAANTDIWNGGGRTAEVFNNIVNTTGGCFIKTNLNFCQAGTPPLANAGANKTICAGDSVMIGSTAVAGNNYYWASSPIGFIAKSAGMKVSPKETTSYYLTVTNADGLTARDSVVVTVKGDKGAAGPNRSICETTVTTIGLPARPGRVYSWTADKSAFSATIANPEVSPATTTSYFLTVKDTAGCLTTTTDTVLVTVIPKVVPVVSVDYPDTAVCEEASITFKASSVNGGTAPFYSWLIDGRLMNPGWDTRTLSSVTTPYKVQAIVKSNALCAIPASDTSKVIQITVRKKIIPTLTIAASDTAICKGKKVTFTANASELGDNPSYKWVKNDWYWFSAPDNKVYIDNDLNDNDVIKLVLTTNTGCGPVSVTSNPITVRVSTPAPQVTIKADPKVICSGTPVTFTASYTGMDTEPTSIQWKKNGRIVNGKGAVYVDSMLNNNDAVAVLLTWNLPCGSTQKASEPYYIQLNRYNPALSISTARTALCAGETAVFQAVATDAGTINAITWKKNGQLTGSTGTTYNDNALRTGDVIQAVMQSTSSCGTTSSVLSNQISVTVSEVPAPTVVISGQTSVVAGTPVTITAVIGNTSGVTTWQWQDSTDVAGWKVIPGQGAPALVYTPQRTGVKVRGRLRSTLDCGMVTEVTSNTLTFTLPGEQAADVQVRTYPNPIADVLTVELNPADQWTTLGIYDLSGFQRYIIPVANKSKVTQQVSSLSPGIYFIILKNDQGTSQRIKVVKQ, encoded by the coding sequence ATGATGACAACCGCCTGTTATCTCAAAAAATGCTGTTTTGTATCCCTGTTAATGTGTCTTTTGTTTGTCCCCGGCTATATGACTGCACAGATGCGGCAGGTATACCTGGATACCAATGAAAACAACGAAATTAGGAAAATAAGCTTTTACACACCTGCAGAAGGATTTGTAGCCTTCACTAACTATATCGGTTTTAGTAAAGACAGTGGACGCACTTTTGAAAAGAAGTATATCACTACTGCTAATGTTAACTACAATAATAACAATGTCAATCTGACTTTTGGCTTCTATATCCAGGGTGTCAAGGCATTGAATGCCCGGGAACTCTTCGTTTATGGCGATTATGGACTGGTGCCTGCTATATTGTATTCTACAGATGCCGGTAATACCTTTAAACTGATATTCCATTCCCAGTTACGGAATTTCGACCTGCTGAATGGTACAGGTATTACCGACTTCGCCTTAACGCCTGGTGGTAATACTGTTTATGCAATAGATGCTGACAGGATTATGAGGTCTACTAACAAAGGTAGTAGCTGGTCAGTATCTTCCCAGCAGTACAACAGTTATTTCAAACGTATACTGGTCATCGACGACAACACGGCCTTTATCTATAACAATGACACCAAACTGCTGAAAACCAGCAATGGAGGCAACACCTGGCAGCAATTGAACTTGCCTGCGGGTTCTATGCTGTCTGCTTCATTTCTGAATGCTGACAAGGGGTGGGTAGCTATGCGTACCGCTGATCAGGAAGGAATTATTTATGCTACCGATAATGGTGGTATTACCTGGACAAGGAAAAATGATCCCCAGGCTGCATCCTATTATTTTAGTCAGATACAGTTTGTCAATGCTACCACCGGATATGGACTGGGTGGTTTGTTCACATTGTTCTCCACCAAAGATGCCGGAAGATCATGGCAGCAGCTTCCAAGGGATAATGACTATACTTATCTGGGTTATTCCCATAACGACTTTCAGCTGTTCGGTAACAACCAGCTCTGGGCGGGTGGTGGACACGGTTTTCTGGAGCTTAGCAACAATGGTGGCGGTTCGCCGATTCCTGCTGCACGTTTCAAAATAGATACTATCGGTGTAGCACAAACGAAAGTAGTAAAGCTGGTTAATTTCTCCGGAGCGAGTTATAGTTTCCAATGGTTTAAAAACGATACCTTACTGAGCACCGCTTACGATGCCAGTTATTCCCGTGATGTTTTTAAGCTGAATGACACCATCCGTCTGATTGTTTCGGATGGTCAGCATAGCGATACCACTACACGTGATATCTCTTTTAATCCACCGGTAATTATCTATTCTCTCTCTGGTAACACTGGTACCCTGGGTACAGAGATCATCATCAAAGGTCTTAACTTTAAAGATGTGACAGCGGTAAGCTTTGGGGGGCAGCCTGCAAAATCCTTTAGTGTACAGTCATCAACGAAAATCAGTGCTGTTGTGGGGAAAGGGGCTTCGGGCGATGTAGTGGTAACTACAGCAAAAGGAACAGCTTCTTATGCCGGATTCCGGTTTATTAGCCTGCCAGCGGTCAACCTGCCGGTATCCCTTTCAAAAAATATACTCTGTAAGTCAGAACAGATAAATGTCACGCTGCAGAATACCGAAGCGAATACCCGTTACGATCTGGTAGACAGCAAAAACAATGTGGTGGGAAGCGGACTAAGCACAGGAGGTCAGCTGGTCTTCCAGACCAGCCTGATTTCGCAGTCAGATGCCTACCGGATTATAGCCAGCAGCAATGATTATCCTGACGCACGCCAGTCATTCAGCACTACTATACCGCTGACAGTTGAAAAAACAACAGCAGCCTTTGTTACTGATAGGGTCAATATCACAGCAGGGGAAACGATACGTTTTATCAGCCGTTCGAAAGAAACCCAGGATGTTATATGGAATTTTAACGGAGATGCCAGCATCACTACGGCTGCAGCAGATAAACCCGCAGTCAGCTATGGTACTCCGGGTATGAAAACATTACAACTGATCAGTACCAGCAAAAACGGCTGCCGCGATACACTCAACGGCAACGCTATATTTGTTTATGATAAAAGTGAGATCCTCGATGTGTGTTATGCAAGTCAGTTGCACCTGAACAGCCAGGGGCACCCGTTAACAAGTATGACCCTGTGTCCGGACGATGGTTTCCTGGTGAGCGCTACCAGCAGTGATACACCTGTGGTGGTAAGCCGGTATGGCTCTCCTGGTAAATTGCCGGCAAAAACCACCAGTTATCTCGCTAAATACACTACAGACGGTACATTAAGCTGGATGAATTATTTTGTGGGTCAGGGTTCGATCGTACAATCTACACTCGATAAAGATGGTAATATTTATATCATTGGAAATACCCGTACCAATAGTTATCTCCATCTCAATACCGGCGACTCCATTTCTTTTTCGTGTATTCCGGGAGATACGACCCGCCTGGACTCCCGCTCGGTTGGGTTTACCATGAAGCTGGACCCCTCCGGTAAATATTTATGGCATACCATTCTCTATGACCCTACACAATTGTATATCGGTTATAGTAATATCGGTGCAAATGTTACTCATATTACGGTGAAGGAAGATAACATTATTCTTTCCGGTGATTTTCCCGCTAAAGTGTCTTATTTCCGGAATGGTCAGATGAAAGTGATGTATGACTTCCCCAGCAGCACTGGCGATGCCAGGAATCAACGTGTCGTGATCCTGAAAATGAAGCCCGATGGAGAACTACTGTGGAATAGCTATCTTCAGAACCATTCGGTTAACTATTACAGACTGACTGGTATCGGTATCGATCAGCGGGGAAACAGTTATTACTCCGGCATTTTAGAAGGTGCAATGGAGGTGTTTGATGCAGAATCCGGCAGTGGTGCCCAAAAGATAGGTATCAAAGATCATGTGGGCTTTCCAAAGGGATACTTGCTGAAGTTTGATGTCAATGGGAAATTTCAGTGGATCGATCATTTCCTGAACGAGTCTACAGGCGGTAGGATAGACATGAACGCTATTGCGACAGATGATGCGGGCAATAGTTATATAACCGGAAATGGTGACCGATACTATAAACCATATCTGATAAAAGCGGTACAAAATAACAAGGATACTACTATTGTATCCGATAGCCTTGCTGCTTTTGTACTTTGTAAATTTGATACCAATGGTAAGTTTAGCTGGTCAGCTGGCTCTAAGTATAACAATACAAATTATGGGAGAGGGATGCAGCTCTACCTGAATGGTAGTAGTATATATGCTGTTGGTACTATACAAACCAGCACGCGGAATCCTACCGTTACCATCACTTCAACAGATTATAACCATAGGGCATTTGATATTAATGATGCTAACTTTTTTGTGGCACAGTATGATCTGAATGGCGTTTTACAGCGGATGGTGTCCAGCGGTAAAAATACCGGTGGTGGTGTGGAACCAGAACATATCGGTATGGACAGCAAGGGGAATTTCCTCATGGCGGCTAACACTGATATCTGGAACGGTGGTGGCCGCACAGCGGAAGTATTTAACAACATTGTGAATACAACCGGTGGTTGTTTTATTAAAACCAACCTTAACTTCTGTCAGGCTGGAACACCACCGTTAGCCAATGCTGGTGCGAATAAAACGATTTGTGCCGGTGACAGTGTGATGATCGGAAGTACCGCTGTTGCGGGCAACAACTACTACTGGGCATCTTCTCCTATCGGCTTTATCGCTAAAAGTGCAGGTATGAAAGTATCCCCGAAAGAAACTACCAGCTATTATCTCACAGTGACGAATGCAGATGGGTTAACTGCCAGAGATAGTGTAGTCGTTACCGTAAAAGGTGATAAAGGAGCTGCAGGCCCGAACAGGTCCATTTGTGAAACCACTGTCACTACTATCGGATTGCCGGCCAGGCCGGGAAGGGTATACAGCTGGACAGCTGATAAATCAGCCTTTTCCGCTACCATCGCCAACCCGGAAGTATCTCCGGCAACAACGACTTCCTATTTCCTGACGGTAAAAGATACAGCCGGATGTTTGACAACTACTACCGATACGGTTTTAGTGACTGTAATACCCAAAGTAGTGCCGGTTGTCAGTGTAGACTATCCTGATACCGCTGTATGTGAAGAGGCAAGTATTACCTTTAAAGCTTCCTCTGTAAACGGTGGTACTGCGCCGTTCTATTCCTGGTTGATAGATGGCCGCCTGATGAATCCCGGATGGGATACGAGAACACTGAGCAGTGTGACAACGCCTTACAAGGTACAGGCCATCGTCAAAAGCAATGCTTTGTGCGCCATCCCGGCTTCCGACACCAGTAAGGTTATACAGATTACTGTCAGAAAAAAAATTATCCCGACATTAACCATCGCAGCATCGGATACTGCTATCTGTAAAGGAAAGAAAGTAACCTTTACCGCCAATGCTTCTGAGCTGGGAGATAATCCTTCTTATAAGTGGGTAAAAAATGATTGGTACTGGTTCTCTGCACCTGATAATAAAGTGTACATTGACAATGACCTTAATGACAATGATGTCATCAAGCTGGTATTGACCACCAACACAGGTTGTGGCCCTGTTAGCGTAACCAGTAATCCTATCACTGTGAGGGTATCTACGCCCGCACCACAGGTGACCATTAAAGCAGATCCCAAAGTTATCTGTAGCGGAACTCCTGTAACATTCACCGCGTCCTATACCGGGATGGACACCGAACCTACCAGCATACAGTGGAAGAAGAATGGACGAATCGTTAACGGCAAAGGGGCTGTATATGTAGATAGTATGCTGAATAACAACGATGCGGTGGCTGTCCTGCTTACCTGGAATCTGCCATGTGGTAGTACTCAGAAAGCCAGTGAACCTTATTATATACAACTGAACAGATATAATCCGGCATTATCCATTAGTACTGCAAGAACCGCGCTCTGTGCGGGAGAAACAGCTGTGTTTCAGGCGGTGGCTACAGATGCGGGAACAATCAACGCCATAACATGGAAAAAGAACGGGCAACTTACCGGTAGTACCGGCACCACTTACAACGATAATGCGCTGCGAACCGGAGATGTTATCCAGGCGGTAATGCAGAGTACTTCCAGCTGTGGAACTACTTCATCCGTCCTGTCTAATCAGATATCCGTTACCGTGAGTGAAGTTCCAGCCCCTACCGTTGTTATCAGCGGGCAGACATCCGTTGTGGCCGGGACTCCGGTTACTATTACGGCTGTTATAGGTAATACTTCAGGTGTTACTACCTGGCAGTGGCAGGATAGTACAGATGTTGCCGGCTGGAAAGTAATACCTGGTCAGGGCGCGCCTGCACTGGTTTATACACCGCAGCGCACCGGCGTGAAAGTTCGAGGCAGGTTGCGCAGTACATTGGATTGTGGTATGGTGACGGAGGTGACCAGCAATACCCTGACTTTTACATTGCCAGGTGAACAGGCTGCAGATGTGCAGGTACGGACATATCCCAACCCGATAGCAGATGTGCTGACGGTAGAACTGAATCCTGCTGATCAATGGACAACGCTGGGGATATATGATCTCAGCGGATTTCAGCGGTATATCATTCCGGTAGCTAATAAATCAAAAGTAACACAACAGGTTTCATCGTTGTCTCCCGGTATCTATTTCATCATCCTGAAAAATGACCAGGGAACATCTCAACGGATAAAAGTCGTTAAGCAGTAA
- the ygiD gene encoding 4,5-DOPA-extradiol-dioxygenase: MDLHGFHHITSDLKTTDIAMPVMFIGHGNPMNGISDNAFTKALANMGQTLKDKPRAILVISAHWLTKGTHVLVAPQPETIHDFGGFPEALYQVQYPAPGAPEVARETKNLITSTQVVEDEQWGLDHGAWTVLKHMYPLADIPVYQLSIDYHQPPAYHFKLAAELQALRRKGVLIMGSGNIVHNLRQIIFTDNAQPYEWAVSFDALVKEKLAKGAFQDLINYHTLGQAAQLSIPTNDHYLPMLYTLGLVNKNEQIAFTYEEIQNGSISMRCFQTV; this comes from the coding sequence ATGGACTTACACGGATTTCATCATATCACCAGTGACCTGAAAACCACTGATATAGCCATGCCCGTTATGTTTATCGGACACGGCAACCCCATGAACGGGATCAGCGACAATGCCTTTACCAAAGCACTGGCCAACATGGGCCAGACCCTGAAAGACAAGCCCAGGGCTATACTTGTCATCTCTGCCCACTGGCTTACCAAAGGCACGCACGTACTGGTAGCGCCACAACCGGAAACCATCCATGATTTCGGCGGCTTCCCCGAAGCGCTGTACCAGGTGCAATATCCGGCACCCGGCGCGCCGGAAGTAGCCCGAGAAACCAAAAACCTCATCACCTCCACCCAGGTGGTGGAAGACGAGCAGTGGGGCCTCGACCATGGCGCCTGGACCGTTTTAAAACATATGTACCCGCTGGCGGATATCCCCGTGTATCAGCTGAGCATCGACTATCACCAACCACCCGCATACCATTTTAAACTGGCCGCCGAGCTGCAGGCACTGCGCCGTAAAGGCGTGCTGATCATGGGCAGCGGCAATATCGTTCATAACCTCCGCCAGATCATCTTTACAGATAATGCCCAACCATACGAATGGGCTGTTTCCTTTGATGCACTGGTAAAAGAGAAGCTGGCGAAAGGAGCTTTCCAGGACCTGATCAATTATCATACGCTCGGACAGGCAGCACAGCTGTCTATCCCCACCAACGATCACTATCTCCCGATGTTGTATACACTGGGACTGGTCAATAAAAACGAACAGATCGCATTCACTTACGAAGAAATCCAGAACGGCAGCATCAGTATGCGCTGCTTCCAAACCGTTTAA
- a CDS encoding Rrf2 family transcriptional regulator: protein MNNARFPISLHILTLMARESGTLLSSDYIAGSININPVLVRKEISNLRNHGLIESKEGKNGGATLAKPAASILLSDIYHAVQQASLLGNSRNQPNPACSVGKQINAHLNSLYADIEGALLRKLENITLADFSGRFE, encoded by the coding sequence ATGAATAATGCCCGGTTTCCCATATCCTTACATATACTTACCCTCATGGCGCGGGAGAGCGGGACTTTATTGTCTTCCGACTACATTGCCGGCAGCATCAACATCAATCCGGTACTGGTCAGAAAAGAGATCAGCAACCTGCGCAACCACGGCCTGATAGAAAGCAAAGAAGGTAAAAACGGAGGCGCCACACTCGCCAAACCCGCTGCCAGTATCCTGCTGTCCGACATTTACCATGCCGTACAACAGGCCTCCCTGCTGGGTAACAGCCGAAACCAGCCCAACCCCGCCTGCAGCGTAGGTAAACAGATCAACGCACACCTCAACAGTCTGTATGCAGACATAGAAGGAGCCCTGTTACGTAAACTGGAAAACATCACACTGGCCGATTTCTCAGGAAGATTTGAATAA
- the msrA gene encoding peptide-methionine (S)-S-oxide reductase MsrA, giving the protein MRKYSIFIFFVTLALFACAQNKTDKVPGDMEVSKNTHVEKATFGGGCFWCTEAQFQYLDGVIKVESGYAGGHVANPTYEQVCEGNTGHAEVIQVTYDPAKISYEELLQAFWVSHDPTQLNRQGNDVGTQYRSVIFYHNPEQKEKAEYYKKKLQESGAYDKPVVTEIAPLTNFYKAEDYHQNYYNLNGRQPYCTFVIKPKLEKFKKVFKDHLKKQ; this is encoded by the coding sequence ATGCGAAAGTACTCAATATTCATCTTTTTCGTAACATTGGCCTTGTTCGCCTGTGCGCAGAACAAGACAGATAAAGTTCCCGGAGATATGGAAGTAAGTAAAAATACCCATGTAGAAAAAGCCACCTTTGGAGGCGGTTGCTTCTGGTGCACGGAAGCACAGTTTCAATACCTCGACGGTGTGATCAAAGTAGAATCCGGCTATGCCGGTGGACATGTTGCCAACCCCACCTATGAACAGGTGTGTGAAGGTAATACCGGCCATGCAGAAGTAATCCAGGTAACATACGACCCTGCCAAAATCAGCTATGAAGAGCTGTTGCAGGCCTTCTGGGTAAGCCACGACCCAACCCAGCTTAACCGCCAGGGCAACGATGTGGGCACCCAGTACCGATCCGTTATCTTCTACCATAACCCGGAGCAGAAGGAAAAAGCGGAATATTATAAGAAGAAACTACAGGAGTCCGGCGCCTACGATAAACCTGTTGTAACCGAAATAGCTCCCCTGACCAATTTTTATAAGGCGGAAGATTATCACCAGAACTATTACAATCTCAATGGAAGGCAGCCCTACTGCACCTTTGTGATCAAACCAAAACTGGAAAAATTCAAAAAGGTGTTCAAAGACCATCTGAAAAAACAATAA
- a CDS encoding endonuclease MutS2, with amino-acid sequence MKYFPESALMQLEFDKVQALLQLHCKTELGYQKAVNLRLHTHIDYVKAALQQAHEFKQLILMQEYFPNDHVLNLHTELRMLEIEGAYLTGEQAMNLRKLAESMHSIFRFFDHDRRIQYGGLAEVIKDTYYEKKVTAIIDEVLDETGQVRDNASPELSRIRTALFRKRTDLRRIFDRILQKLQKLNYLADQEEAFLNGRRVVAIYAENKRMVKGIIHGESDTRKTAFLEPEETIELNNDIQSLEREEGREVYRILKAMTASLSAYKVLLNGYHEILGTYDFIRAKAKLALDMDANYPSVVPQAQLHLVQAYHPLLLIYNRQNSKPTIPVNISLDKDAHILVISGPNAGGKTVTLKTVGLIQLMLQSGLLVPVHPSSQLGIFKQLMIHIGDTQSLEFELSTYSSHLKNMKYFMENANGRTLFFIDELGSGSDPNLGGAFAEVIMEELAKKHSFGIVTTHYLNLKVMANKVKGIINGAMGFNEETLMPMYKLMIGKPGSSYTFSIAERIGLNPSLISRAKKLVDEGHFQLDKLLNKAEQDLQKVEAKEKDLQKLLKENEKLKREYEILADKEKKHQQITFMKLQNQIKEADLTYLKDMERKLKQVVVEWKRANDINEKEKVMKQAEILLFRRREKQINEKHNKKVQDKFEEVGRQCQVGDQVKILTNRQVGRLIEIRDKRGIVQLGNIPINVKLSDLVVVQEKPTESVD; translated from the coding sequence TTGAAATATTTTCCTGAATCTGCGTTGATGCAGTTGGAATTCGATAAAGTACAGGCATTGCTCCAGTTACATTGTAAAACAGAACTGGGCTATCAGAAAGCAGTGAACCTCCGCCTGCACACGCATATAGATTACGTTAAAGCCGCCCTGCAACAGGCTCATGAATTTAAACAGTTGATACTGATGCAGGAGTATTTCCCCAACGATCATGTACTGAACCTGCATACTGAACTGCGTATGCTGGAGATCGAGGGCGCCTACCTGACAGGCGAACAGGCGATGAACCTGCGCAAACTGGCAGAAAGCATGCATAGCATCTTCCGCTTTTTTGACCACGATCGTCGCATTCAGTACGGCGGCCTGGCCGAGGTAATCAAAGACACCTATTACGAGAAAAAGGTCACCGCCATTATTGATGAGGTACTGGACGAAACCGGACAGGTGCGTGACAATGCCTCCCCTGAACTGTCCCGTATCCGGACTGCCCTGTTCCGTAAGCGGACAGATCTGCGCCGCATATTTGACCGCATCCTGCAGAAACTGCAGAAACTCAACTACCTGGCCGACCAGGAAGAAGCCTTCCTGAACGGCAGAAGGGTAGTGGCCATCTACGCCGAAAACAAAAGGATGGTAAAAGGTATCATCCACGGTGAGTCTGATACCCGTAAAACAGCCTTCCTCGAACCTGAAGAAACGATCGAACTGAATAATGATATCCAGTCGCTCGAAAGGGAAGAAGGACGCGAAGTATACCGTATCCTGAAAGCGATGACTGCCTCCCTGAGCGCCTATAAAGTGTTGCTCAACGGCTATCATGAGATCCTGGGTACCTACGATTTTATCCGGGCTAAAGCCAAACTGGCGCTGGACATGGATGCCAACTATCCATCTGTGGTGCCACAGGCACAACTGCACCTGGTACAGGCATACCATCCGCTGTTATTAATATATAACCGCCAGAATAGTAAGCCTACCATCCCGGTGAATATCAGCCTGGACAAAGACGCGCATATCCTTGTGATCAGCGGTCCTAACGCCGGTGGTAAAACGGTGACCCTCAAAACAGTAGGACTGATACAGCTGATGTTGCAATCCGGACTGCTGGTGCCGGTACATCCGTCTTCCCAGCTGGGTATTTTCAAACAGCTGATGATCCATATCGGTGATACGCAGTCACTGGAATTTGAACTGAGTACTTATAGCTCACATCTGAAGAACATGAAATATTTTATGGAGAATGCCAATGGCAGGACTCTGTTCTTCATCGACGAGCTGGGAAGCGGTTCGGATCCCAATCTGGGTGGCGCCTTTGCCGAGGTGATCATGGAAGAACTGGCCAAAAAACATTCCTTCGGTATTGTGACCACCCACTACCTTAACCTGAAGGTGATGGCCAACAAGGTAAAAGGAATCATCAACGGTGCTATGGGATTCAACGAAGAAACCCTGATGCCGATGTACAAATTGATGATCGGTAAGCCCGGTAGTTCCTACACCTTCTCTATTGCTGAGCGTATCGGCCTGAACCCTTCGCTCATCTCCCGCGCCAAAAAGCTGGTAGATGAAGGACACTTTCAGCTCGATAAGTTGCTCAATAAAGCAGAACAGGACCTGCAAAAAGTGGAGGCCAAAGAAAAAGATCTGCAAAAGCTGTTGAAGGAAAACGAAAAACTGAAACGTGAGTACGAAATACTGGCCGATAAAGAGAAAAAACACCAGCAGATCACTTTCATGAAACTGCAGAACCAGATCAAGGAAGCTGACCTGACCTACCTGAAAGACATGGAGCGCAAGCTGAAGCAGGTAGTGGTGGAATGGAAACGAGCCAACGACATCAATGAAAAAGAAAAGGTGATGAAACAGGCAGAAATACTGCTGTTCCGCCGCCGCGAAAAACAGATCAATGAAAAGCACAATAAAAAAGTGCAGGATAAGTTTGAGGAAGTAGGCCGTCAATGTCAGGTGGGTGATCAGGTGAAAATACTGACCAATCGCCAGGTAGGCCGCCTGATAGAGATACGTGACAAACGCGGCATTGTACAGCTGGGTAATATTCCGATCAACGTGAAGTTGAGCGACCTGGTGGTAGTACAAGAGAAGCCGACAGAATCTGTTGACTGA
- a CDS encoding helix-turn-helix domain-containing protein produces the protein MEVTKAGRIAEIPLYRLEDCVAGMPFFIGEMKGYEMECREMGLPHRHNGYSIDILLKGAIRQSIDFKQYKVTAPAIMLMEPDQVHQHDMDADVEMINIFFSQDFLVPEMQGVVSCWRCVFNSGLVPLNEEQLEELMGYAGLLLKEYQGDKLRKEAVIRNVLNAFVIACGRISEPTTVWLNAENSQYNMTRQFKVLVDQHFHEKTQVSDYAEMLFVTPGHLNDTVKSLLGKNAKYVIDEKRTMEAKRLLYWGEHSVKQIAARLNFEDDAYFNRFFKKHTGQTPAAFQKATREKYN, from the coding sequence ATGGAAGTAACAAAAGCAGGACGCATAGCAGAAATACCATTATACCGCCTGGAAGATTGTGTTGCAGGAATGCCTTTTTTCATCGGAGAAATGAAAGGGTATGAGATGGAATGCCGGGAGATGGGGTTACCGCACCGACATAATGGTTATAGTATTGATATACTGCTCAAAGGCGCTATCCGGCAGTCTATTGATTTTAAACAATATAAAGTGACTGCGCCCGCTATCATGCTGATGGAGCCTGACCAGGTCCATCAGCATGATATGGATGCGGACGTAGAGATGATTAATATCTTTTTTTCGCAGGACTTCCTCGTGCCCGAAATGCAGGGCGTAGTGAGCTGCTGGCGTTGTGTATTTAACTCTGGCCTGGTACCGTTGAATGAAGAGCAGCTGGAAGAACTGATGGGTTATGCCGGCCTGCTGCTCAAAGAATATCAGGGCGACAAACTACGGAAGGAAGCGGTGATCCGCAATGTGCTCAACGCTTTTGTGATTGCCTGCGGACGTATATCCGAACCTACCACTGTCTGGCTGAATGCGGAGAACTCCCAGTATAATATGACACGCCAGTTTAAGGTACTGGTAGATCAGCATTTCCATGAGAAAACGCAGGTGTCAGATTATGCTGAAATGTTATTTGTGACACCCGGACATCTGAATGATACCGTGAAAAGTTTGTTGGGCAAAAATGCCAAATATGTGATTGATGAAAAGAGAACGATGGAAGCAAAGCGGCTACTGTACTGGGGAGAACACTCTGTCAAACAGATTGCTGCAAGGCTGAATTTTGAAGATGATGCTTATTTTAACCGCTTTTTTAAGAAGCATACCGGACAAACACCGGCGGCATTTCAAAAGGCAACCCGTGAAAAGTACAATTAA